The following coding sequences are from one Rutidosis leptorrhynchoides isolate AG116_Rl617_1_P2 chromosome 11, CSIRO_AGI_Rlap_v1, whole genome shotgun sequence window:
- the LOC139875298 gene encoding uncharacterized protein, with translation MVVLWNPTIRKSVGIVVPDVMITLHSDVVIGFVVCPNAGDPKLVKIRQNKIQGGDTLYCVSWEEVEVFTLSSGDWRSISTIDMPYKTVHLSGQQVFINGVIYWHGYDRLAMAWENRHNRIISFDLKNEEFGEVFLSDSLVRSPGFLSLFKLMDSLVVIESYREAKNPVNVVWKVLHGLYTKIYTVKLRDGVGFSEVLEFRKNGELIIYVSDDYDET, from the coding sequence ATGGTTGTGTTATGGAATCCAACAATTAGGAAATCAGTTGGTATAGTTGTTCCAGATGTGATGATTACGCTGCACTCAGATGTTGTTATCGGTTTTGTAGTTTGTCCTAACGCTGGTGATCCTAAGCTTGTAaagattagacaaaataaaatccaGGGAGGTGACACTTTATATTGTGTCTCTTGGGAAGAAGTTGAGGTGTTTACGTTAAGCTCGGGGGATTGGAGAAGTATATCTACTATCGATATGCCTTACAAAACAGTTCATTTGTCGGGGCAACAGGTTTTTATAAACGGGGTTATTTATTGGCATGGTTATGATAGGCTTGCTATGGCTTGGGAAAATAGACATAATCGGATTATTTCATTTGATTTGAAAAATGAAGAATTTGGTGAAGTGTTTCTATCGGATAGTTTAGTACGTTCCCCCGGATTTTTATCTCTCTTTAAACTGATGGATTCTCTTGTTGTGATTGAAAGCTACAGGGAGGCTAAAAACCCAGTTAATGTCGTGTGGAAGGTTCTTCATGGTTTGTATACAAAAATTTACACCGTTAAGCTTCGTGATGGTGTGGGTTTCAGTGAGGTACTTGAGTTTAGGAAGAATGGTGAGCTTATAATTTATGTGAGTGATGATTATGATGAAACATAA